From one Dyella sp. 2HG41-7 genomic stretch:
- a CDS encoding MFS transporter, translated as MQRSDVQSKKRGMPMALVVLLALGHLMAFVDRNLPAVAAPLLKTDLGLSDTQMGLLDGPAFAALYVAGMLASWPLAHSAHRLRWLAGCIATWMIGMAVFAFGHSFATLVAARALVGLGQAAFVPLALGLIVTYAATPWRARSMAVFTAGASAGRSLSLLLGGAALALFATWLPGSAFAHWRLLFLVMAAPNLVLIAMLLIRVEPFTAPQPSRKPIFQQMLASFSARPGMLSAYLCGAAASVLVVQTIGAWAPSVLHRELGLTPATAALVFGASLLVASPFGHFLAGILVDKRGEKLPPTSIVAGGLLLTIPVIAVIPFITSPAAACLLLALASLIGGTAAVAALAGLPSLLDPALHDAGLRVFLSFITVVGVALGPYMAGVVSDGLGIGGHGLSLALSRVCIGAAAIGIVAALLARSGSQRAAMEGVG; from the coding sequence ATGCAGCGGTCCGATGTCCAATCGAAAAAGCGCGGCATGCCGATGGCGCTCGTCGTCTTGCTTGCGCTCGGCCATTTGATGGCGTTTGTCGATCGCAATCTACCTGCCGTCGCCGCGCCATTGTTGAAGACGGACCTGGGCTTATCGGACACGCAAATGGGTTTGCTCGACGGTCCCGCATTCGCTGCGCTGTATGTCGCCGGCATGTTGGCGAGCTGGCCGTTGGCGCATTCCGCCCATCGCTTGCGTTGGTTGGCCGGATGCATCGCGACCTGGATGATCGGCATGGCTGTGTTTGCGTTCGGTCATTCGTTTGCGACGCTGGTCGCGGCGCGCGCGCTGGTGGGATTGGGACAGGCGGCATTCGTGCCGCTCGCGTTGGGCCTGATCGTGACGTATGCGGCAACGCCGTGGCGTGCGCGTTCGATGGCGGTATTCACGGCCGGCGCGTCGGCCGGGCGAAGTCTTTCGTTGTTGCTGGGCGGCGCGGCGTTGGCGCTGTTCGCAACATGGTTGCCCGGGTCGGCGTTTGCCCACTGGCGTTTGTTGTTTCTGGTGATGGCGGCTCCGAATCTCGTGTTGATCGCGATGCTGCTAATTCGCGTCGAACCTTTTACCGCGCCGCAACCGTCGCGCAAGCCGATTTTTCAGCAAATGCTTGCGTCCTTCAGCGCAAGGCCGGGCATGTTGAGCGCTTACCTTTGCGGCGCGGCGGCCAGCGTATTGGTCGTGCAAACGATCGGTGCGTGGGCGCCGTCGGTTTTGCATCGCGAACTAGGTTTGACGCCTGCCACGGCCGCGCTCGTGTTTGGTGCATCGTTGTTGGTCGCCTCGCCTTTCGGTCATTTTCTTGCGGGCATCCTGGTCGATAAGCGCGGTGAAAAGTTGCCACCCACGTCGATCGTGGCCGGCGGGTTGTTGTTGACGATACCGGTGATCGCGGTGATTCCATTTATCACGTCGCCCGCAGCGGCGTGCTTGTTGCTCGCGCTCGCTTCGTTGATCGGCGGCACGGCTGCCGTCGCGGCGCTGGCGGGTTTGCCGAGTCTGTTGGACCCCGCCCTGCACGACGCCGGTTTGCGCGTGTTTCTCTCCTTCATTACCGTCGTGGGCGTCGCGCTCGGTCCGTATATGGCCGGTGTCGTGAGCGACGGATTGGGGATAGGGGGACACGGCTTGTCCCTGGCGTTGAGCCGCGTTTGCATCGGTGCGGCGGCGATAGGTATCGTCGCGGCACTGTTGGCGCGCAGCGGTTCGCAGCGCGCAGCCATGGAGGGTGTCGGGTGA
- a CDS encoding alpha-L-fucosidase, translated as MRNTVGNKRTMLWFLMGMAWWSSSVLAAPTTPASSAAIPAQRPLDQPQLPPGPGPSAATINAWQDRKFGMFIHFGLYSLAGGMWNGQRVNNGYSEQILANAPIPAKQYEALARQFDPTKFDPDAIVALAKAAGMKFIVITAKHHDGFNLFHTAQTPYNTVDDTPYHQDIVKQLADACARGGLKFGVYYSTIDWHHPGGNTYIEGNSNPITPGQEAFNVAQLKELMSHYGPITEIWFDMGKPTPAQSAHFAQTVHALQPQTMISGRVWNEQGDFAVMGDNAEPDVGMELPWQSPASMFPETWGYRSWQARNDVPGKIRENIARLVRVVSQGGNYILNIGPEGDGSVVPYEADVLHGIGAWLQRNGEAIYGTRKQPFAALDFGYATVGAHAIYVFVSKMPADHQLHVPGLADTAVVRAYRLGSPNAKVDIQRSGDDIVVPLDHLANWPTKDVDGVDTDDFMPVVVLPFQGALRVRPRMIAATQDGRFELKSAQAEHYLNYNGEGYEAPATLYKLSWKFDARAADYTVTVRYTPSAENARMDMWIDGHRYPLNLAGGKANNDDPAIQTVHVHRDRTAHPYAMQMELTPSSPYRQGAALPVTVQSVTLSPGAKGR; from the coding sequence ATGAGAAATACGGTGGGTAACAAACGGACCATGCTGTGGTTTCTGATGGGCATGGCCTGGTGGTCTTCCTCTGTTTTGGCCGCCCCCACGACACCGGCAAGCAGCGCTGCCATTCCCGCGCAACGCCCGCTCGATCAACCGCAGCTGCCACCGGGCCCGGGTCCCAGCGCTGCCACGATCAACGCGTGGCAAGACCGCAAATTCGGCATGTTTATCCACTTCGGCCTGTATTCCCTGGCCGGCGGCATGTGGAACGGTCAGCGCGTGAACAACGGCTACAGCGAGCAAATTCTTGCGAATGCGCCGATTCCGGCGAAGCAATACGAAGCGCTGGCGCGGCAATTCGATCCCACGAAATTCGATCCCGATGCGATCGTCGCGCTCGCCAAGGCGGCGGGTATGAAATTCATCGTGATCACCGCCAAGCATCACGACGGCTTCAATTTGTTCCACACCGCGCAAACGCCTTACAACACGGTGGACGACACGCCGTATCACCAGGACATCGTCAAGCAACTTGCCGACGCGTGCGCGCGCGGCGGTCTGAAATTCGGCGTGTACTACTCCACAATCGATTGGCATCACCCCGGTGGCAATACGTACATCGAAGGCAACAGCAATCCGATTACGCCAGGACAAGAAGCGTTCAACGTGGCGCAGCTGAAAGAGCTGATGAGTCACTACGGACCGATCACCGAAATCTGGTTCGACATGGGCAAGCCCACGCCCGCGCAAAGCGCGCATTTCGCGCAAACCGTCCATGCGTTGCAGCCGCAGACGATGATTTCCGGACGCGTGTGGAATGAGCAAGGCGATTTCGCCGTGATGGGCGACAACGCCGAGCCGGATGTCGGCATGGAATTGCCTTGGCAATCGCCGGCGTCGATGTTTCCGGAAACGTGGGGCTATCGTTCGTGGCAGGCGAGAAACGACGTGCCGGGCAAGATCCGCGAGAACATCGCGCGACTGGTGCGTGTGGTGAGTCAGGGCGGCAACTACATCCTCAACATCGGGCCCGAAGGCGACGGTTCTGTCGTGCCGTATGAGGCCGATGTGTTGCACGGCATCGGTGCATGGTTACAACGCAACGGCGAAGCCATCTATGGCACGCGCAAGCAGCCGTTCGCCGCGCTCGATTTCGGTTACGCCACGGTGGGCGCGCACGCGATTTATGTGTTTGTGTCGAAGATGCCAGCGGATCATCAATTGCATGTACCCGGTTTGGCGGATACGGCCGTCGTTCGCGCGTATCGGCTCGGTTCTCCGAACGCGAAGGTCGACATTCAGCGCAGCGGCGACGACATCGTCGTACCGCTGGATCATCTCGCCAATTGGCCGACCAAAGATGTTGATGGTGTCGACACCGACGACTTCATGCCGGTGGTGGTGCTGCCGTTTCAAGGTGCGTTGCGCGTGCGGCCTCGCATGATCGCCGCCACGCAAGATGGACGTTTTGAACTGAAATCCGCACAGGCCGAGCACTATCTCAACTACAACGGCGAAGGCTACGAAGCGCCCGCGACGCTCTACAAGTTGAGCTGGAAATTCGACGCGAGAGCGGCCGATTACACTGTCACCGTGCGCTACACCCCGTCTGCTGAAAACGCGCGCATGGATATGTGGATCGATGGTCATCGTTACCCGCTCAATCTGGCCGGCGGAAAAGCGAACAACGACGACCCAGCCATTCAAACCGTGCACGTGCATCGCGACCGGACGGCGCATCCATACGCCATGCAAATGGAGCTGACGCCGTCCTCGCCGTACCGCCAAGGAGCCGCGCTTCCGGTGACGGTGCAGTCGGTGACGCTGTCTCCGGGCGCCAAGGGCCGATAA
- a CDS encoding undecaprenyl-diphosphate phosphatase has product MHDLLNVILLGIVEGITEFLPISSTGHLLIAEKFGLGARSDLFNVGIQAGAILAITLIYWGRIWQLLTQWKEPANRAYLAKLIVAFLITCVLGLVVTHYGFKLPETITPIAWALLIGGFWILGAEALAARQIDRSEVTWRVAILVGIAQMVAGIFPGTSRSGATIFTAMLAGTSNRPAATEFSFLVGIPTMYAATGYELLKVLKSGGAANEDWTALIIGFVVSLIVAFIAVKWLLSYIRTHRFTWFAVYRIALGAALLLLIPAGG; this is encoded by the coding sequence GTGCACGACCTTTTGAACGTGATCCTGCTCGGGATCGTCGAGGGTATTACCGAATTTCTACCCATCTCCAGTACCGGACATCTGCTGATCGCGGAGAAGTTCGGGCTCGGCGCCCGGTCCGATTTGTTCAACGTGGGAATTCAGGCCGGGGCGATTCTCGCCATCACGCTGATCTATTGGGGCCGCATCTGGCAATTGCTGACGCAGTGGAAGGAGCCAGCCAACCGCGCGTATCTCGCCAAATTGATCGTGGCGTTTTTGATCACCTGCGTGCTCGGCCTGGTGGTCACACATTACGGATTCAAATTGCCTGAAACGATCACGCCGATTGCGTGGGCGTTGTTGATCGGCGGCTTCTGGATACTGGGTGCAGAGGCGTTGGCGGCGCGTCAGATCGATCGCAGCGAAGTCACTTGGCGGGTCGCGATTCTGGTGGGCATCGCGCAAATGGTGGCGGGCATTTTTCCAGGCACCTCGCGTTCGGGCGCGACGATTTTTACGGCGATGCTCGCCGGCACCAGCAATCGTCCGGCGGCGACGGAGTTTTCGTTCCTGGTCGGCATACCGACCATGTATGCCGCCACCGGCTACGAACTTTTGAAAGTGCTCAAAAGCGGCGGTGCCGCGAACGAAGACTGGACGGCGTTGATCATCGGTTTCGTGGTGTCGCTGATCGTGGCGTTTATCGCGGTGAAATGGCTGCTTTCGTATATCCGCACGCACCGCTTTACGTGGTTTGCGGTGTATCGCATCGCGCTGGGTGCGGCGTTGTTGTTGCTGATTCCGGCGGGTGGCTAG
- a CDS encoding helix-turn-helix domain-containing protein, giving the protein MSEIFAFDSTAYAPDEAFARYCDLYARGADIERTDAPFFARVQSWRLDRSILFAREYGGIRHCRRARVATDGFDHFTLNHVVAGELFGGPVGKAMSIKAGESLLIDTSEPAETGADHVVMITVSLARDSVRAAVGDVEGLHGYLIGAEEGGLLSAMLRALVEQMPNLPYVAHAAVTRTLIDLLSVAINPYGAGARSEFHRLEHVRYETVRRLIEANVGVPEFSIQDITNATGISRAGLYRLFESCGGVNRFIQLCRLQQLRDRLDNRAFDGVSLAELAPLLGFSDESHASRLFKQTFGITPGAYRAASVRGAQDPSVDMMACRWNSTLSELQ; this is encoded by the coding sequence GTGAGCGAAATCTTCGCGTTCGACAGTACGGCGTACGCACCGGATGAAGCGTTCGCGCGTTACTGCGATCTGTATGCGCGTGGTGCGGACATCGAACGCACCGACGCGCCGTTCTTCGCGCGCGTGCAAAGTTGGCGTCTGGATCGTTCCATTCTGTTTGCACGCGAGTACGGCGGCATTCGCCATTGTCGCCGGGCGCGCGTGGCGACGGACGGCTTCGATCATTTCACGCTGAACCACGTGGTCGCCGGCGAATTGTTCGGCGGTCCAGTTGGCAAAGCCATGTCGATCAAGGCGGGCGAAAGCTTGCTGATCGACACCTCCGAACCGGCGGAAACCGGCGCCGACCATGTCGTCATGATCACCGTAAGCCTGGCGCGCGACAGCGTGCGCGCGGCCGTGGGTGATGTGGAAGGCTTGCACGGCTATCTCATCGGCGCCGAGGAAGGCGGATTGCTCAGCGCCATGTTGCGCGCGCTCGTCGAACAGATGCCGAATCTGCCCTACGTGGCGCATGCGGCGGTCACGCGCACGCTGATCGATCTTCTTTCGGTCGCGATCAATCCCTATGGCGCGGGCGCGCGTTCGGAATTTCATCGCCTTGAGCACGTGCGCTACGAAACCGTGCGGCGGTTGATCGAAGCGAACGTCGGCGTGCCTGAGTTTTCGATTCAGGACATCACCAACGCCACCGGCATCTCGCGGGCGGGGCTTTATCGTCTGTTCGAGTCCTGCGGCGGCGTCAATCGCTTTATCCAGTTGTGCCGGCTGCAACAGCTGCGCGACCGGTTGGACAACCGCGCGTTTGACGGCGTATCGCTCGCCGAGCTGGCGCCCTTGCTCGGGTTCTCCGACGAAAGCCACGCCAGTCGGTTGTTCAAGCAAACGTTCGGCATCACGCCGGGCGCTTATCGCGCGGCCAGTGTCCGCGGCGCGCAAGATCCTTCGGTCGACATGATGGCGTGCCGCTGGAACAGCACGCTTTCGGAGCTGCAGTAG
- a CDS encoding ligand-binding sensor domain-containing diguanylate cyclase, protein MSVARLAWLILWLVLLLPFGSAWASDPWAPFDLPWFDRIGVAEGLPHSVSTAVAQDRRGLIWIGTMGGLVRYDGYRMREFGDAAGPSPDLPDAYVRSLLAVPDGGMLVGTNSGGLSRFNPATNRFETYPIGNGGTSDRKIYALARDGDEGVWIATERGLDRLDLRTNRIASIIGGNAQLASRNFTVFEDRENNLWLGNNNGLFVRTAGSKTFVRPPHPLGNIDTILKDGVWAIYEDREGRLWIGSTQSGAAYRDRNGVWHEVNGYSGYRPNQERRSTVRDFLEIAPDTMWLATDGSGVMAYSIDAGTLQQLAHDVALPSSLPGDSIRALMQDRVGNVWVASDLGVAHTQPYARSAFSVLPAATQNDHGLGGTNVRGIFVDSKGRIWLGLSAGRVDMIDLQHGSIRHIQLGESQTHRDVQAFAEMPDGSIWVGTQGLARIAPDTFAVQDAIVPAMDEKPVLHLLVEGRQLLIATYDGVYRYDTQTQALAHFNHDKNDDDSLASDTVRRIEPIGSSIWYLTGHGISIAANAAQTGDFRNLFSSPDDPSSLPNNLVSSVTTDPRGRLWVGTYGGLAMLESRPDDASYRFRTLGMAQGLSSDNINAVQSDNQGDLWVSLPNGVSKIDGQTHAVHNLSVRDGLRISSYIYAAAARAPTGEIMFGGLGGLTVVRPTWQPMRHGDAPLVVTDAVLNGAALPFGALPQSNESIKLKPHNRSLRIDFALLDYQAPQETSYSYRMEGFDDSWIDVPRGSLPSAIYTNLPHGTYTLHLRATTQGLQSRVAETTLHVVAAPRWYETIVALILAAVLALAVLLGVVQLRTLYLRRQAMHLQEQVDVRTRDLIIANQRLDQLASTDELTGIFNRRRLLEMAEGIRRLACDGNACIALLDLDHFKHVNDSYGHLAGDQVIRVVCGILLEHCRDGDVVGRYGGEELLVCLPDGTLEQGLAVAERIRFALANCPVMHEGQTIIITASIGVAAWRDGETLSQWLTRADGALYEAKHGGRNRCVGVG, encoded by the coding sequence TTGAGCGTTGCGCGTCTCGCCTGGCTGATCTTGTGGCTTGTTTTGCTGCTTCCATTTGGCTCGGCATGGGCGAGCGATCCATGGGCGCCGTTCGATTTGCCGTGGTTCGATCGCATCGGCGTCGCAGAAGGACTGCCGCACTCCGTCTCCACCGCCGTCGCGCAGGATCGGCGCGGATTGATCTGGATCGGCACGATGGGCGGCCTGGTGCGTTACGACGGCTATCGCATGCGGGAATTCGGCGATGCGGCCGGCCCCTCGCCGGATCTGCCCGACGCCTATGTGCGCAGCCTGCTCGCGGTGCCGGACGGCGGCATGTTGGTGGGCACCAACTCCGGCGGTTTGAGTCGCTTCAATCCGGCAACGAATCGCTTTGAAACGTATCCCATCGGCAACGGTGGCACGAGCGATCGCAAAATCTATGCGTTGGCGCGCGACGGCGACGAAGGCGTGTGGATCGCCACCGAGCGCGGCCTGGATCGCTTGGACCTGCGCACCAATCGCATCGCGTCGATCATCGGCGGCAACGCACAACTCGCATCGCGCAATTTCACGGTCTTCGAAGATCGCGAAAACAATCTTTGGCTGGGCAACAACAATGGCCTGTTCGTTCGCACGGCGGGCAGCAAAACATTCGTTCGTCCACCGCATCCGTTGGGCAACATCGACACGATACTGAAAGACGGCGTCTGGGCGATTTATGAAGATCGGGAAGGGCGCCTGTGGATAGGCAGCACGCAATCGGGCGCCGCGTATCGCGACCGCAACGGTGTGTGGCATGAAGTGAACGGCTACAGCGGCTATCGGCCGAATCAGGAACGCCGTTCGACTGTGCGCGATTTTCTGGAAATCGCACCCGACACGATGTGGCTGGCCACCGACGGCAGCGGCGTGATGGCCTATTCGATCGATGCCGGAACGCTGCAACAACTCGCACACGACGTCGCGTTGCCATCGTCGCTGCCGGGCGATTCGATTCGCGCATTGATGCAAGATCGCGTCGGCAACGTATGGGTGGCGAGCGACCTGGGTGTTGCGCACACGCAACCTTATGCGCGTTCGGCGTTCTCGGTATTGCCGGCGGCAACGCAGAACGATCACGGCCTCGGCGGCACGAATGTGCGCGGCATCTTTGTCGATAGCAAAGGGCGCATCTGGCTGGGCCTGAGCGCCGGACGCGTCGACATGATCGATCTGCAGCACGGCAGCATCCGACATATTCAACTGGGCGAAAGTCAGACGCATCGCGACGTGCAGGCGTTTGCGGAAATGCCTGACGGTTCGATCTGGGTGGGCACGCAAGGGCTCGCGCGCATCGCGCCCGACACGTTTGCCGTGCAGGACGCCATCGTTCCGGCGATGGACGAAAAACCGGTCTTGCACCTGCTTGTCGAAGGACGGCAGTTGTTGATCGCCACGTACGACGGTGTGTACCGCTACGACACGCAAACGCAGGCGCTGGCGCATTTCAATCACGACAAAAACGATGACGACAGCCTCGCAAGCGATACCGTGCGACGCATCGAACCCATCGGCAGTTCCATCTGGTATCTCACCGGACATGGCATCAGCATCGCGGCCAACGCTGCGCAGACGGGCGACTTCCGCAATCTGTTCAGCAGCCCCGACGATCCCAGCAGCTTGCCGAACAATCTGGTGAGTTCGGTCACCACCGATCCGCGAGGACGCCTTTGGGTCGGCACCTATGGCGGACTGGCGATGCTGGAATCGCGCCCGGACGATGCGTCGTATCGCTTCCGCACCCTGGGCATGGCGCAAGGCTTGAGCAGCGACAACATCAACGCGGTGCAATCGGACAACCAGGGCGACCTGTGGGTCAGCCTGCCGAACGGCGTGTCGAAGATAGACGGCCAAACGCATGCCGTGCATAACCTAAGCGTGCGCGATGGCTTGCGGATATCCAGTTACATCTATGCCGCCGCGGCGCGCGCGCCGACCGGCGAAATCATGTTCGGCGGTTTGGGCGGCCTCACCGTCGTTCGCCCCACCTGGCAGCCGATGCGCCACGGCGATGCGCCGCTGGTGGTGACGGATGCGGTGCTCAACGGCGCGGCGCTTCCGTTCGGCGCACTTCCGCAATCGAACGAGTCGATAAAACTGAAACCGCACAACCGCAGTCTTCGCATCGATTTCGCGCTGCTCGATTATCAGGCGCCGCAAGAGACTAGCTACAGCTACCGCATGGAAGGTTTCGACGACAGTTGGATCGACGTACCGCGCGGCAGCCTGCCCAGTGCGATCTACACCAACTTGCCGCACGGTACGTACACGTTGCATCTGCGCGCTACCACGCAAGGCCTGCAATCGCGCGTCGCCGAAACGACGCTACACGTGGTCGCTGCGCCGCGCTGGTACGAAACCATCGTGGCGTTGATCCTCGCGGCAGTGTTGGCGCTCGCCGTGCTGCTAGGCGTGGTCCAACTTCGCACGCTGTACTTGCGTCGCCAGGCCATGCATCTGCAAGAACAAGTCGATGTGCGCACGCGCGATCTTATTATCGCCAATCAACGTCTGGATCAGTTGGCGAGCACCGACGAACTGACCGGCATCTTCAATCGCCGCCGATTGCTGGAGATGGCCGAAGGCATCCGCCGGCTCGCGTGCGACGGCAACGCGTGCATCGCCTTGCTCGATCTGGATCACTTCAAGCATGTGAACGATTCGTACGGCCACCTCGCCGGCGATCAGGTGATTCGCGTGGTTTGCGGCATCCTGCTGGAGCATTGTCGCGACGGCGACGTGGTCGGTCGCTACGGCGGCGAAGAATTGCTGGTGTGCCTGCCGGATGGCACGTTGGAGCAAGGTTTGGCCGTGGCCGAGCGCATTCGCTTCGCGCTGGCCAACTGCCCGGTCATGCACGAAGGCCAGACCATCATCATCACCGCCAGCATCGGCGTGGCGGCATGGCGCGACGGCGAAACGCTTTCGCAATGGCTGACGCGCGCGGACGGCGCGCTGTACGAAGCCAAGCATGGCGGACGCAATCGCTGCGTCGGTGTCGGCTGA
- a CDS encoding LysR family transcriptional regulator codes for MEDFSAISAFVRVVEAKSFASAAAQLGMTPSGVSRAVSRLEEHLGVRLLFRSTRTLRLTDDGASFYTRCKEILADLAEATEALGYSHRKPTGKLRVGMSASVGRAAIVPRLQEFERRYPDIRLELMMCDFPYDLNEEGVDCAIRMGDLEDSSLIARKIGYFRNVLLASPEYLQRYGAPTCLEELKDHRCINYVYPNGRPRQWQFDTPNGRIEVDVNAHLLMNDGESVIQAAVAGLGIIQAPHVLAACALDLGKLEPIMTDTVSIGKNVWIVYPQKKHLSARVQAFIEWASELFERPFESVCPIAPVVEAFRPPVPNNKEKPLRTQ; via the coding sequence ATGGAAGACTTTTCCGCTATCTCCGCGTTCGTCCGGGTGGTCGAGGCGAAGAGTTTTGCGTCTGCCGCCGCCCAGTTGGGCATGACCCCTTCCGGCGTCAGCCGCGCCGTGTCCCGATTGGAAGAACACTTGGGCGTGCGCCTGCTGTTCCGCTCCACCCGTACTCTGCGTTTAACCGACGATGGCGCCTCGTTTTATACACGTTGCAAGGAGATCCTCGCTGATCTCGCCGAAGCGACCGAGGCGCTGGGCTATTCCCACCGTAAACCCACCGGCAAGCTGCGGGTGGGCATGTCGGCGTCTGTCGGGCGGGCGGCGATCGTGCCGCGGCTGCAGGAATTCGAGCGTCGTTACCCGGACATCCGTCTGGAACTGATGATGTGCGACTTCCCGTACGACCTGAACGAGGAAGGCGTGGACTGCGCTATCCGTATGGGCGATCTGGAGGATTCCAGCCTGATCGCCCGCAAGATTGGCTATTTCCGCAACGTGCTGCTGGCGTCGCCGGAATATCTGCAGCGCTACGGCGCGCCGACCTGCCTCGAAGAATTGAAGGACCACCGCTGCATCAACTACGTCTACCCCAACGGGCGGCCGCGCCAGTGGCAGTTCGACACGCCGAACGGCCGTATCGAAGTGGATGTGAATGCGCATTTGTTGATGAACGACGGCGAGTCGGTGATCCAGGCAGCCGTCGCGGGCTTAGGCATCATCCAGGCGCCGCACGTGCTGGCGGCCTGCGCGCTGGATCTGGGCAAACTCGAGCCGATCATGACCGACACGGTATCCATCGGTAAGAACGTGTGGATCGTGTATCCGCAGAAGAAACACTTATCGGCGCGCGTGCAGGCGTTTATCGAATGGGCGAGCGAGTTGTTCGAGCGTCCGTTCGAATCGGTGTGCCCGATTGCGCCGGTGGTGGAAGCATTTCGGCCGCCGGTGCCGAACAACAAAGAAAAGCCGTTGCGTACGCAGTGA
- the glnA gene encoding type I glutamate--ammonia ligase, which yields MSAKQVLDLITEHEVEFVDLRFADMLGKHHHVTFPAHAIDESTFEDGKMFDGSSISGWKGINESDMVLLPDPDTAYLDPFSGHTQLVLHCDVLEPSTMQAYGRDPRSIAKRGEAFLKSTGLADTAFFGPEPEFFIFDSVRWQNDMGRVFYEIESQEAAWSSRFKYDEGNSGHRPGVKGGYFPVSPVDSLGDLRADMCKVLESLGQVVEVHHHEVANAGQCEIGTKFNTLVKKADELMTMKYVIKNVAHQNGKTVTFMPKPIVGDNGSGMHVHQSLAKDGKNLFSGDLYGGLSQTALWYIGGIFKHAKAINAFANSTTNSYKRLVPGFEAPVMLAYSARNRSASCRIPFVSNPKGRRIEVRFPDPMQSGYLTFTALMMAGLDGILNKIDPGAPADKDLYDLPPEEEKNIPQVCSSLDAALEALDKDRDFLKAGGVFTDDFIDAYIELKMQEVTRYRASTHPLEFQMYYAI from the coding sequence ATGTCCGCCAAGCAAGTGCTCGACCTGATCACGGAACATGAGGTCGAGTTTGTCGACCTGCGTTTCGCCGACATGCTCGGCAAGCATCACCACGTCACCTTCCCCGCCCACGCCATCGACGAGTCCACCTTCGAAGACGGCAAGATGTTCGACGGTTCGTCGATCTCCGGCTGGAAGGGCATCAACGAATCGGACATGGTGCTGCTGCCCGATCCGGACACGGCTTACCTCGATCCGTTCAGCGGTCATACGCAGCTGGTTCTGCATTGCGACGTGCTCGAACCCAGCACCATGCAGGCCTACGGCCGCGATCCGCGCTCCATCGCCAAGCGCGGCGAAGCGTTCTTGAAGTCCACCGGTTTGGCCGACACCGCGTTCTTCGGTCCGGAGCCGGAATTCTTCATCTTCGATTCCGTGCGCTGGCAGAACGACATGGGCCGCGTGTTCTACGAAATCGAATCGCAGGAAGCCGCGTGGAGTTCGCGCTTCAAGTACGACGAAGGCAACAGCGGTCACCGTCCGGGCGTGAAGGGCGGCTACTTCCCCGTGAGCCCGGTCGACTCGTTGGGCGATCTGCGCGCCGACATGTGCAAAGTGCTGGAATCGCTTGGCCAGGTGGTCGAAGTGCATCACCACGAAGTGGCCAACGCCGGCCAGTGCGAAATCGGCACCAAGTTCAACACGCTGGTGAAGAAGGCCGACGAACTGATGACGATGAAATACGTCATCAAGAACGTGGCGCACCAGAACGGCAAGACCGTCACCTTCATGCCCAAGCCGATCGTCGGCGACAACGGCAGCGGCATGCACGTGCATCAGTCGTTGGCGAAGGACGGCAAGAACCTGTTCTCCGGCGATCTGTACGGCGGACTGTCGCAGACGGCGCTGTGGTACATCGGCGGCATCTTCAAGCACGCCAAGGCCATCAACGCGTTCGCCAATTCCACCACCAACAGCTACAAGCGCCTGGTGCCGGGCTTCGAAGCGCCGGTGATGCTGGCGTATTCCGCCCGCAACCGCTCGGCGAGCTGCCGCATTCCGTTCGTGTCGAACCCGAAGGGTCGCCGCATCGAAGTGCGCTTCCCCGATCCGATGCAGTCGGGCTACCTCACCTTCACCGCGCTGATGATGGCGGGCCTCGACGGCATCTTGAACAAGATCGACCCGGGCGCGCCGGCCGACAAGGATCTCTACGATCTGCCGCCGGAAGAAGAGAAGAACATCCCGCAGGTGTGCTCCAGCCTCGACGCCGCGCTGGAAGCGCTCGATAAGGACCGCGACTTCCTGAAGGCCGGTGGCGTGTTCACCGACGACTTCATCGATGCCTACATCGAACTGAAGATGCAGGAAGTGACGCGTTACCGCGCCAGTACGCATCCGTTGGAATTCCAGATGTACTACGCGATCTGA